A window from bacterium encodes these proteins:
- a CDS encoding helix-turn-helix domain-containing protein encodes MAVAASDAVSARGALGNGRCGDAPVGIAAGLVLVARAALGLRPVELAEAAGCDAELVRAIEAGRFDPALDTVERLVNSVGLEVRAGTNGEPGAAHSVVCESEVARVRGAFSELVEFRRSHGLRPPGPPVGAQPDWDGTDPAPPRLFGAGPTRRDGGGWAAILVRSARQRRRMGQAGLAAVAGLDQAEVAAIEIGALRPPVKELERVLSTMGFGLRSRLEPYDDHDDGLHLRALGDPGRYARRMRNGESAFATAVVLD; translated from the coding sequence ATGGCTGTGGCGGCTAGCGACGCTGTGTCGGCTCGGGGAGCGCTTGGGAATGGGCGCTGTGGCGATGCGCCCGTTGGGATAGCTGCTGGATTGGTTCTGGTCGCTCGGGCCGCTTTGGGGCTGCGGCCTGTGGAGTTGGCGGAGGCTGCCGGCTGCGACGCGGAATTGGTGCGGGCAATCGAGGCGGGCCGGTTCGATCCGGCGCTGGACACGGTGGAGCGGCTGGTCAACTCGGTGGGTCTGGAGGTGCGGGCGGGCACCAACGGGGAGCCAGGCGCAGCTCATTCGGTGGTGTGCGAGTCTGAGGTGGCGCGGGTGAGGGGAGCATTCTCGGAGCTTGTCGAGTTCCGGCGTTCGCACGGGCTTCGTCCTCCCGGCCCGCCTGTGGGGGCGCAGCCGGACTGGGACGGGACCGATCCGGCACCGCCTCGGTTGTTCGGGGCGGGGCCGACTCGCCGCGACGGCGGCGGCTGGGCGGCCATTTTGGTGCGCTCAGCGCGACAGCGTCGCAGGATGGGACAAGCTGGCCTTGCCGCTGTGGCCGGGCTGGACCAGGCCGAGGTCGCCGCCATCGAAATCGGCGCTCTCCGACCGCCAGTCAAAGAGCTTGAGAGGGTGCTGTCGACGATGGGATTCGGTTTGCGGTCCCGCCTTGAGCCCTACGACGATCACGACGACGGGCTCCACCTGCGAGCGCTAGGCGACCCTGGGCGCTACGCCAGGCGGATGCGAAACGGCGAGAGCGCCTTCGCAACCGCAGTGGTCTTGGACTGA
- a CDS encoding helicase-related protein, with translation MTVSEKPELAVNRGEQSVAAALNGFISHAATGFVGGACLDIATAYFNVGGYSLLADSLDRAAGVRLLLGAEPTPPESRRRALRSESANPQRAARARLRQALEGHEQNLLVERDHLGFTFEVDAATRRLVEWLRSDTVQVRRLEGRFLHGKAFLVGDRSHGVVAGSSNFTYAGLATNLELNLGNYSPHVVGQVRDWFEELWDEATDYDLAALFEARFEPHLPQLVYLRMLWEFYGEELEVEAAAEGAPQIHLTSFQSDGLWRARRILEERDGVLIADEVGLGKTFLAGELIREAALDRRQRVLVITPATLRDGPWRAFISEHLLAVELVSYEELMGDRRLNHEHTDAIKLKAEINDYAMVVIDEAHNLRNPGTQRAQALRRLLAGSPPKKLVMLSATPVNNSLWDLYHLLGYFLRNDAAFADAGIRSLRDHFANAMALNPDDLTPEHLFDVLDAVAVRRTRAFVKRFYPNDTIKVGGQDQPIVFPTPRVHRVDYNLDEVMPGFFDRFARALDPDASTEDAGVLSLARYSPSQYRLDREVDAYEIQLAGLMRSGLLKRFESSPYAFAETCKRMANSHDAFLSLLGNGRVATGEALADWIATDSDEMDDEQVDTFLDGIVGVSDDAAQYNVGLLREYVERDRGLLRSFAAEARTVTRRDDPNLAALVEELAAIAAEAAAGGIGDDDVRNRRKVLVFSYYADTVDWVHEHLVEQAESDERLAPYRGRIASLAGATGSDSKERVLWGFAPLTTDAPADAADDRFDIVVTTDVLAEGVNLQQARHIINYDLPWNPMRLVQRHGRIDRIGSHHTEVFLRCVFPDDRLDDLLGLEERLHVKIAQAAASIGVGEVLPDQAAQVEINYAETREEIERLRRENPEIFQRGGTARGVLSGEQFRQELRQALEDADLARQIKSLPWGAGSGMAVATPDGKPGYVFCARIGDHPKPVFRFVETGGAGDAPIVDETLACLDKARPPVAFNTPRQLDDAAIGGAFAAWETARTHIVDRWNHMVDPANLQPKVAPRLHRAAEILRQYPPPDLSQDDIDRAIDTINAPYPERTIRTFQAAIRETDNLAEQAERILEVIRTLGLEPYVPPGPLPEIRPEDVHLVTWLALS, from the coding sequence ATGACCGTGTCTGAGAAGCCGGAGCTGGCGGTCAATCGGGGTGAGCAGTCGGTGGCTGCGGCGTTGAACGGGTTCATCTCCCATGCTGCTACTGGGTTCGTGGGCGGGGCTTGTTTGGACATTGCCACTGCCTACTTCAACGTGGGTGGCTACTCGCTGTTGGCGGATTCGCTGGATCGCGCCGCCGGTGTGCGGTTGTTGTTGGGGGCGGAGCCGACCCCGCCGGAGAGCCGCCGGCGGGCGTTGCGCTCGGAGTCGGCCAATCCCCAGCGGGCGGCCCGCGCCCGGCTGCGCCAGGCTCTGGAAGGCCACGAGCAGAACCTGCTTGTCGAGCGCGACCATCTGGGTTTCACCTTCGAGGTCGATGCTGCTACCCGGCGCTTGGTGGAGTGGCTGCGCTCTGACACGGTTCAGGTCCGCCGCCTAGAGGGCCGATTCTTGCACGGCAAGGCCTTTCTGGTGGGCGATCGGTCGCATGGGGTGGTGGCCGGGTCGTCCAACTTCACGTATGCGGGGCTGGCCACCAACTTGGAGCTGAACCTGGGCAACTACTCGCCCCATGTGGTGGGCCAAGTGCGGGACTGGTTCGAGGAGCTGTGGGACGAGGCCACCGACTACGACTTGGCCGCTCTATTCGAGGCCCGCTTCGAGCCCCATTTGCCCCAGCTTGTGTACCTGCGGATGCTGTGGGAGTTCTACGGCGAGGAACTGGAGGTCGAGGCTGCCGCCGAGGGCGCTCCGCAGATCCACCTCACGTCGTTCCAGTCCGACGGCCTGTGGCGCGCTCGGCGCATTCTGGAGGAGCGCGATGGGGTGCTGATTGCCGATGAGGTTGGTTTGGGCAAGACCTTCTTGGCCGGGGAGTTGATCCGAGAGGCGGCGCTGGACCGCCGCCAGCGGGTGCTGGTGATCACCCCGGCCACGCTGCGCGACGGGCCGTGGCGGGCGTTCATTTCTGAGCATTTGCTGGCGGTGGAGTTGGTGTCGTACGAGGAGTTGATGGGCGACCGGCGGCTGAACCACGAGCACACCGACGCGATCAAGTTGAAGGCTGAGATCAACGACTACGCCATGGTGGTGATCGACGAGGCCCACAACCTGCGCAACCCCGGCACTCAGCGGGCCCAGGCGCTGCGGCGTCTGCTGGCCGGTTCGCCGCCCAAGAAGCTGGTGATGCTCAGCGCTACGCCGGTGAACAACAGCCTGTGGGATCTGTATCACCTGTTGGGCTATTTCCTGCGCAACGATGCCGCCTTTGCCGATGCGGGTATCCGCTCGCTGCGGGATCACTTCGCCAACGCCATGGCCCTCAATCCGGATGATCTCACCCCCGAGCACCTGTTCGACGTGTTGGACGCGGTGGCGGTGCGGCGCACCCGGGCCTTCGTCAAACGCTTCTACCCCAACGACACCATCAAGGTGGGCGGCCAGGACCAGCCCATCGTGTTCCCTACGCCGCGGGTACACAGGGTGGACTACAACCTCGACGAGGTGATGCCCGGTTTCTTCGACCGGTTCGCCCGGGCTCTCGACCCCGACGCCAGCACCGAGGATGCCGGTGTGCTGAGCCTGGCCCGCTATTCCCCGTCGCAGTATCGCCTTGATCGCGAGGTTGACGCGTATGAGATCCAGCTCGCCGGCCTGATGCGCTCGGGCCTGCTGAAGCGTTTCGAGTCGTCGCCGTATGCCTTCGCCGAGACCTGCAAGCGGATGGCCAACAGCCACGATGCCTTCTTGTCGCTGCTCGGCAACGGCCGAGTAGCCACCGGAGAAGCTCTGGCCGACTGGATTGCTACCGACTCCGATGAGATGGACGACGAACAGGTCGACACCTTTCTGGACGGCATCGTGGGGGTGTCAGACGACGCCGCCCAATACAACGTCGGGCTTCTGCGGGAGTATGTGGAGCGAGACCGGGGCCTGCTGAGGTCGTTCGCCGCCGAGGCCCGCACTGTGACCCGCCGAGACGATCCCAACCTGGCCGCTTTGGTGGAGGAGCTGGCCGCCATCGCCGCCGAGGCCGCCGCTGGGGGGATCGGCGACGACGATGTGCGCAACCGGCGCAAGGTGCTGGTCTTCAGCTACTACGCCGACACCGTCGACTGGGTACACGAACACCTGGTGGAGCAAGCCGAATCCGACGAGCGGCTGGCGCCCTACCGCGGTCGCATCGCCTCGCTGGCCGGCGCCACCGGTTCCGACAGCAAAGAGCGGGTGCTGTGGGGGTTCGCCCCCCTCACCACCGACGCCCCCGCCGATGCCGCCGACGACCGCTTCGACATCGTGGTCACAACCGACGTTTTGGCCGAGGGGGTGAACCTCCAACAGGCCCGCCACATCATCAACTACGACCTGCCCTGGAATCCGATGCGACTCGTGCAGCGCCACGGGCGCATCGACCGCATCGGCTCGCACCACACCGAGGTGTTCCTGCGCTGCGTGTTCCCCGACGACCGCCTCGACGACCTGTTGGGCCTCGAAGAGCGCCTGCACGTCAAGATCGCCCAAGCCGCTGCCAGCATCGGGGTGGGCGAGGTGCTGCCCGACCAGGCGGCGCAGGTCGAGATCAACTACGCCGAGACCCGAGAAGAGATCGAGCGTCTCCGCCGCGAGAACCCCGAAATCTTCCAGCGGGGCGGAACCGCCCGAGGAGTGCTGTCGGGAGAGCAGTTCCGACAGGAGCTGCGCCAAGCCCTGGAAGACGCCGACCTCGCCCGCCAGATCAAGTCTCTGCCCTGGGGTGCTGGCTCAGGCATGGCCGTAGCCACCCCCGACGGCAAGCCGGGCTATGTGTTCTGTGCCCGAATAGGCGACCACCCCAAACCGGTATTCCGTTTCGTAGAGACCGGCGGCGCGGGTGATGCACCTATTGTCGACGAAACGCTGGCCTGCCTCGACAAGGCCCGCCCCCCTGTGGCCTTCAACACCCCTCGCCAACTCGACGACGCCGCCATCGGTGGTGCCTTCGCCGCCTGGGAGACCGCTCGAACCCACATTGTGGACCGGTGGAACCATATGGTCGACCCGGCCAACCTCCAACCCAAGGTCGCCCCCCGCCTCCACCGCGCCGCCGAGATTCTCCGGCAATACCCGCCCCCCGATCTTTCTCAAGACGACATCGACCGCGCCATCGACACCATCAATGCCCCCTATCCCGAACGCACCATCCGCACCTTCCAAGCCGCCATCAGGGAGACCGACAACCTCGCCGAGCAAGCCGAGAGGATCCTAGAAGTCATCCGCACCCTCGGGCTAGAGCCCTACGTACCTCCCGGTCCACTCCCCGAAATCCGCCCCGAAGACGTCCACCTCGTCACCTGGCTCGCCCTCAGCTAG
- a CDS encoding nucleotidyltransferase translates to MDTADRLERIAATLADRGVNFVVIGGWAVEAQGYELGYKTEDIDFTPDLGPDNLDQDADLDLGL, encoded by the coding sequence ATGGACACCGCCGACCGCCTAGAGCGCATCGCGGCCACGCTCGCCGACCGCGGCGTGAACTTCGTGGTGATCGGCGGATGGGCCGTCGAGGCCCAGGGCTACGAACTGGGCTACAAGACAGAAGACATCGACTTCACCCCCGACCTGGGACCGGACAACCTCGATCAGGATGCAGACCTCGACCTCGGCCTCTGA